Proteins encoded by one window of Amaranthus tricolor cultivar Red isolate AtriRed21 chromosome 4, ASM2621246v1, whole genome shotgun sequence:
- the LOC130811084 gene encoding protein trichome birefringence-like 24, whose translation MIEGDSNPLKALYIFKQNSFLLKLVVFSLFLAFTIHFFSSYLYSINYSVPVLNNNSSHEDHVFNSDKGSLSLNTSKLIEKEEKPKCDLFKGEWIKDKSGPVYNNNSCPFIEHHQNCMSNGRPDSDYLYWKWSPFDCKLPKFNPERFLYLMRNKSWAFIGDSISRNHVQSLLCILYQVEPAKEIYHDEEYKSKTWFFPSYNFTLAVIWSPFLIKAEIFEDNDGVSTAETQLYLDKLDEIWTSRYNDFDYAIIAGGKWFLKSAIYYENDTILGCHHCHEQNLTEIGFDHAYHKALGLVLNFVLSSSHKTRVFLRTITPDHFENGEWFSGGTCDRRVPFKEGQVNMTDIDKILYEVELEEYNKIVGVGLGQGGSVKLLDTTRLSLLRPDGHPGPYRQAHPFAKDKNAKVQYDCLHWCLPGPIDLWNDIIMDILMND comes from the exons ATGATTGAGGGAGATTCAAACCCCCTAAAAGCCTTGTATATTTTCAAACAAAATAGTTTCTTGTTAAAACTTGTagttttttctctgtttttggCCTTCACAATTCACTTCttttcttcttatttatatTCCATTAATTATTCAGTTCCAGTTTTGAACAACAATTCTTCCCATGAAGATCATGTCTTTAATTCTGATAAAG GGTCTTTGTCATTGAATACAAGTAAATTaatagaaaaagaagaaaaacccAAATGTGATTTATTTAAAGGTGAATGGATTAAAGATAAATCAGGGCCAGTTTACAATAACAATAGTTGTCCATTCATTGAGCATCATCAGAATTGTATGAGTAATGGTAGACCTGATTCTGATTATTTGTATTGGAAATGGAGTCCTTTTGATTGCAAATTACCTAAATTCAATCCAGAAAGATTTCTTTATTTGATGAGAAATAAATCATGGGCATTCATTGGTGATTCTATTTCTCGCAATCATGTTCAATCCTTGCTTTGTATTCTTTATCAG GTGGAGCCAGCAAAGGAGATTTATCATGATGAAGAATACAAATCAAAGAcatggtttttcccctcctacAATTTCACCCTTGCAGTGATTTGGTCACCATTCCTTATAAAAGCCGAGATTTTCGAAGACAACGATGGGGTTTCAACAGCTGAAACCCAACTCTATCTCGACAAGTTAGACGAAATATGGACTAGTCGATACAACGATTTCGATTATGCAATAATCGCGGGTGGAAAATGGTTCCTAAAGTCTGCAATCTACTACGAAAACGACACAATCCTAGGGTGTCATCACTGTCATGAACAGAACTTGACCGAAATTGGGTTTGATCATGCCTATCATAAAGCTCTCGGGCTTGTACTTAACTTCGTATTGAGTTCGAGCCATAAAACTCGAGTGTTCTTGAGAACGATAACCCCCGATCACTTCGAGAATGGAGAATGGTTTAGTGGTGGGACTTGTGATAGAAGAGTTCCATTCAAAGAAGGTCAGGTGAATATGACGGATATAGATAAAATTTTGTATGAAGTTGAGTTAGAGGAGTATAATAAGATAGTTGGAGTCGGGTTGGGGCAAGGGGGCTCGGTGAAGCTGCTCGACACTACTCGACTGTCGTTATTGAGACCTGATGGGCATCCCGGTCCATATAGGCAGGCACATCCTTTTGCGAAAGATAAAAACGCTAAGGTACAATATGATTGTTTGCATTGGTGTTTGCCAGGGCCAATTGATTTGTGGAACGATATAATCATGGATATTTTGATGAACGATTAA